The sequence aataaattaatataaaaacttcTTGCTATAGAAACTGAAATTCTTCCTGTTAAGCATTGTTCAAGGACTAAGATACAGCTATAGTTATTGTTATAGCTACTTACATATTTCTTGGTGTATTTTCACATTCATTGAAAACAATTGGATAGTTGCccatttatgtatgtattttctaagccTGTAGGGCACGCtccgaattttttgacgcttttgtAGTTTTAGGTATTTTGCTATAACAGtttcaatttctattaaaatatttgtaaatgtgatTACTTACAGAATATTTTGCAATTTACTACAAATTAGTTGTAAAGATTGTGTTccatttttaatacaattaaatattacctTTATGCCTGAGTTTGATTAATGTGGTTTTTTTTCGGTCTATGCAGTCATGTAACAAAAATCGTTCGTAGcatcttttataaatatgttaatacataaaaaatgataattagCACTCAGATGGTCCATCGAAGTTTTTGCTGTCATGAGCTTTTGATTAATTTGACGGGTTTTTATTTCACTATGCTGGCTTTTGTTTAGTATGTAAACATGTGGCCTTGGTCTTAAGTTGAAAATTCAGAATAATGAACGGTACCTTATTCTGGTtcggagtatttttttatacgtcTGGGGATCAAAACCTTGAGAAGTGCATCAGTGCATTATAGGTAATTCTTAGGCAAATTTGGGAAAAAATCGtttaaacctatttttaatgagaaaataatttCTGCATATAAAAccagtttttcaaataaaatattttagagcaGATGTTTTAGCGATGTGCAAAAAAAATCCcaacatttttgaataaaataataaaattgataaaattcaaacaaatatattacatttaaaaaataaaaaagaactgtATACAATCAATCAGTGCAGCCAACTTTCTCTTGCATCCGTTATCCGTTTAGACGAGTATCTGAAACAATTGAAAGTTACATTAATATGGCAGTGTCATTGTGTTTACTATTCTAGCCGCCAAAAAGTCCCAAATACATCTATGCACCAGCACCAGATCAGGCCCAAAAATACCCGAGTATAGTATTGACTTATAAGCCTCattttgatatgaaaataaagaGTGAGTGGAAAAATTGACTTCTAACATTCAATTTCTTTCAGTTAGTCGATTATTAGATAATCCAACCGAAAACGTCTCAATATCACAGTACGCCGCAAACAGCCACGGTGGGCAATGCACGGTGCCATATTATGTGGACAAGCATAATATGAATATTGCATACTTGCATCAACACTGCAGCCATTTGCAGGGTTTAGTGATGGTGGTGGTGATGTCCCCAAGGGAATAATAATGGCCTAATGGGTTTCACCTAAAAACATTAGAGTAGGACAACTAAAGTGCTAGATAGATTTTAATTAGGCTTAATCAGAATGAATCTTATTAATATTTGCTAAGGAATAAAATTGTATGAGCAGTGTACCTCAGCTTTGTGCTCCAAGAAGCATGCCGTCAGTAGTGCGGCCCTCTCGCAACCAGCGTCTCCGTCACTCACGGCCTTCTCATtcactgaaaacatttttatcaactTTAGCAAACTAATATTACctcttataattattaatattttacgagTTATAAAAATAGCTACTTTTCCATTCTATTCTTGTAAACTTCTGCCAAATGTTTTGGGAATAGCTTCCACTTTAACTGTTTCGACTGTACAAAATGTTATTCTTAAGCTCTAAAGGTCGTCGAGTAATTACAAAATGACTACAGGCACCAACAAATTAAAGTGTTTCTTTTGGAATGCTGCTGAACAATGGCTTTGTATCTGAttctttatacaaaattatcataCCTGCTTTGCAAGTATTTCCAACTTCAGCGACCTTTGCTAAAACGTCTTCATCACTCACGAACTCCTTCAATTTTTCTAGAGCGTGGTCCGCATCGAATTCGCCTTTGTCATTAAGCTGTAATTATATATATCTTATGAATTCTTTGCTTTAGTTTTTGCATCGTTTTTGCGCTAACGTCTTCTTCGTAGGTAAACGTAGTGGATATAAAATTAACTGTATCGTCATTGCCAGCTATAGAAACTACTTCAAAATGTCTCAAAGATTCAAGGCAAACGTAGTAAACGTTTAGAAACAAATTGCCGaggattttgtttttacttacaACTTCAGCTTTCTTGTACACGCAAGCTAAGAAGCAGGGCTTGACTCCGTCTGCGCTTTTTGCCTCCTTGGCAGCTTTCAGGTCATCAAGACTAACTTCATGGTCCTTCATGCACTCCTCTACAAGAGGCTTGAGAGCTTCGTGGAGCTTGGCTTTATCTTCATCACTGGCCTGGaatataaacaataaagttCTTTCTCCTTCTTTTCTAACAAAATTCGGACGTGAGATCGGACTCGACTATGATATAAATGACCACATATTTATATAGGCGAACATGATTCTTCTATTCGCTgtgatgtatttaattttaattttctttgcatATATTCTAATcacctaattttataagtatgtaatgtttatgttgtttaaaaattttaagGTAGATACTAACCAAAGATGTTAATACTACTCTCTATGAGCTGTAATATGTAGttgtattttgttataattgttaTTGTCGATCGTTTTAATTTTGCCTAATTTTAGTAATGAGCAACAAACAGCATTTTGTAAAACTGATCAAAAATTGTTCAAGTGGTGTTAACCTTTAAGTAATTAATACACTCATAAATgtaatttcaaatcaaatattgTAAACGAACTGTGTAAATAATTGTTGgttaaccaaataaataaataaataaataaataaataaataaatgataatataaaaatctgaaGAACTTACATGAACCTTGGTCAAGCTTACAGCCACAACACACAAAGCGAAAAAAGTAAACTTAGACATGTTGTATTGTTTCAATGCACTCCTAATCCTCTGAAACCTGAAGTCTGTATGCCATGATTCGTAGCCCAACACCTATTTATATGAATCTCCTGTAGTAAGGTAATTTGACGAAGTAATTATCATTATCGTCTCACTACCGCGGTACTTTACGGTTTAACCGTTTCCCGCGATTGCAAAAAATCTTGCGAACAAAGGTCGCATTTTTCGTCTTTGTCTATGCCAAAGGAGATAATGATCAAAGAGTGCTCGCAGCTCCCCACCATTTTACCCTGGTCCCGAGAGGACCAACATCCGAATAAAAAATTGCCTATCTTCGCTCCTGGAGGATCTTCAATCTATGTGCCGAACATCTGAATGGGTTCTGATGGTTAACAAGGTTAATTTATTAAGTTCATATTGAATACGAATTTTCTCCTCATGAACTAACTTTTTTAAGACATGGGAAAATTGTAAGCATCGAttccgttttttttaattttcataaggcttctagtattttttttaactttctgtTGGCAGATTATCCTAATATCCTATACCTATCCCTAGTATTTCAAACCAATTctaattggtttattttattatgtcacGGTGCCTAATTTTGCTTGTTAGGGAAATGTTTTCAAGCATATCATGAATTAAGGCTAATCAGTGTCGATAATAATTGGCTAtgcattacctacctacatcaaaTATGGTCATCATGATTTATGTGAAATATTGAGAGAGCTATTCTCACACTCAGTTTTAAAATTCCATAGAAGATCAAAGGTTCTGTTTCGAGTTTCTGTAGGATGTTATTCACTTTTAATAAGTATAAGTTGTTGAACAACATGGGATTTGATAGGaattatgtaagtacttttATATGAGGAAATATGGCTAtttcttataattatattattatttttaatggataGATTTTTGGAGTAAAATTCAGATGTCTTTATAATCAGggtcacaaaatataaaattagctTTAGATACACCTTTTTGACAGACAAATGATAAATGGCGGAgactagaataaaattataaataatttatagtctTTTCTGGATTTTACGATGAgtcaaatgtataaatattatatctaatTCTATTATTCAAAGCAAGCTGCTAAAAATAGCCGTTGTAGTAACCATTAAAAGGTGCGTAGGTatcttttttcaattaatgAATGCAATTAATAATCTAATGAATCCACTTAATATGATTGCAAGTACAggaaaaaatgaaacgtaaaaaaatacaaaactataacGGATTTATTGAATTTCATGA is a genomic window of Helicoverpa armigera isolate CAAS_96S chromosome 16, ASM3070526v1, whole genome shotgun sequence containing:
- the LOC110379350 gene encoding uncharacterized protein LOC110379350, whose protein sequence is MSKFTCLLLCVVAVSLSKVHATEEEKEAIRAAVRPIMEACGKEHGVTLDDLKAAKAAHSADGIKPCFQSCVYKKAGIFNDNGEYDIANAKTKLQKFVTNDEEYARIAAVGKTCASVNDKPVTDGAAGCDRAALLTACFLEHRAQVLGYESWHTDFRFQRIRSALKQYNMSKFTFFALCVVAVSLTKVHASDEDKAKLHEALKPLVEECMKDHEVSLDDLKAAKEAKSADGVKPCFLACVYKKAEVLNDKGEFDADHALEKLKEFVSDEDVLAKVAEVGNTCKAVNEKAVSDGDAGCERAALLTACFLEHKAEVKPIRPLLFPWGHHHHHH